In the genome of Sander lucioperca isolate FBNREF2018 chromosome 18, SLUC_FBN_1.2, whole genome shotgun sequence, the window AAGTGGtgaaagtttgtttttgttaacatGCTAATTTGCTGAATGTTTCCCTCTGAATGTCCCCATGTTAACGTCCCAACAAGTGTTAGAATTTAGCTTTAAGTAAAGCTGAGTCAAAGCAAAAACTACTGtcttaatcgattaatctgtcgtcTATTTTCACTGTTAATCATTTTTTggcctataaaatgtcagaaaatagtgaaaaaaatgtccatcacaattAGCTCAAGTTGATGTatttaaattgcttgttttgtctgaccaaaagtccaaaacccaaagatattcagtttactatcatagaAGACTAAGcactgcacactgcctgcgtggcgtgagcgtgtcagctgcgtggcgtgtccgtttatatttcggctcccatggtaacaggttagagcgtgcacactgcctgcgtgacacgcacatctcaggcgcggctcaacccgcgccgaaaacgcgtgcatgctagaaacagaaccgacgcctatttttcacgcgacacgcaagagtgttggaagtgtttccagtcaacatagaataggaaaagatgttaatgtcattttgacacgaatacatttaataaatgacatgttgatgtttgaaagtctctaggttttgacataaatgcagatataaatgtaataaaaaaataataaataattatcgattttcaaatattgcacctgtcaatacagaatgaaatattctgtagcctattttgccgtcaatactgccgacgttgtctttgctgtaatcagatcagtctatattcatgtttaacatggtatttcattttatcaataggaaacatccatgtgtccagacaaggctagcagcagcagtgctgcgtcagacacctttctggtgtggaaagacatagaaaacgccacgcagctgacacacaacagaaacgccacgctcacgccacgcagctaatgtgtagccggcctaagaAACATGGCAAATACATTTGACAAGCAGGAACCAATGAACTTTGCCATTATTGGTGAAACTACGacttaattgattatcaaaattgttgttgtattttctgTTGATCTGGCCTCTACATTTTTTATCCATCTTTTATGCTGTGTATTAAACCGTAGCATCACAGGACTGTCAGTTGGCTGTAGAACTGCGGACTTTCAGCCTTGTTGTAAACACAATGAGCTTGATTTCACAGCAGTGCAAGCATTAAAGAGTCAACAAATGTGCTCATACAGCTCAACAGCTGCGGCTGTTGGCTTCTGTCACTGTATCCTCTGGGTCAACCGCACATTAATTGGTAAAGATGCAGCCTCAGAGGGCAGTGATCCTGTATCAAGGGTTGCCACATGGCACATCAATAGACTGTGCTGTGAGATGCTGGTGGGTATGCAGAGACAAATGCTGGAAAACGTGGCATAGGAAACTGCAGtatttcatttaaatacattttttgtgttgtagtttgtttATATTCAGTTATTACAGGAACTGAATTGCCAGTGACGTTTAGTGTTCAAAATATATACACTGTTTTCTTAGACTTGGTTGCCAGTTTATTCATGCGTACCAAAGACGTCACTGTAGCCTAGCTACATAGAGCTAGGCTACAGATACACAAGTTTTTAGATACAGGCATGGCAACAACGCATCTAAACAGAAACAAGACAGAAAGACATCAGATATTGGttctgattcatatttattaCCTCCAATTGTATTTTGTCCCTTAAAGgataactaccgtttttttcaacctatgttcctatgtgtttgtgtctaagtgactgatgggaacaacaatctttgacattggtccagtattaagagagatcgctgcagttgacagtggagaaacaagctacaatgtaagttaatatgacaattgtccagcttgtatttaccttcacaaaagtgctcgttttaccactgacagactcatatagattaatatattattaataatattaatattaagtgtctgacaacattatggaaaggatcccttcagagatagacctttaaatcctctttaagacctttctgtttaaccagaaacagctctgaagtcactagcgctaaacccaccgtttaaaaaagcaatactttcaGCGTGTATAgaaccaacatattttcacatgtaaattggtaaactatgtgtttatttcaaccaaaactagagttgtgatggttggaaaagtggaaagatgttgtcagacacttagaatattaatctgagcctgtcagcagcaaaacaagcacttttgtgaaggtaaatacaagctggacaattgtcatattaacttacattgtagcttgtttctccactgccgactgcagcgatctcgcttaaaggtgccgtaggtaggattgtgaagatccaggacttagccaaaaaatttgaacatcaacaacttctcagtccctcccccctttctgctaaagcccaaaacggtctcctaagcccctccccccacaagggagaatgaatgtgtgtgcatgagcagtgattgacacgcagttagacaccccgcTGTTGCAGGATAGGTAAAACGACACCAAGATATGGcccaagaagaaaaaaatattatatgcGATAACAGGACATCAACCGTGTAATGTCGGGGACGAAGTACTGTGACGTCAGGTGGTCCCTATGAATTACTTGTATTActtataatgtttaaaaaatactaATATTAAATTACTTATAATATTCATTATCAACTTTTGTTGATGCTGTtttagaggtgttgattcaacttgaTGGACTTTTGGAGACTCTAGTTTGAGATGCTGTTGAAATAACTAAAAGGTGTTTCTATGTTCCACATATCCTCTTCAGTGTCTTTACTTTGACCCACCTGTTTGAGTAGAGGGCTCCTTCCCAAAAATGTTTGTCTATTGTGTGTCTGTAAAAGTGGCAATGGGCCAATATATAGGCTATTGTGTTTTTACTCTACTAGACTCACCCTGCTGCTCTATAACGCTCATGCATTTACTGGCCTGCTAAAATGGGCGTGTGATCATCCCAGGTTGATCATCATTGTTGCTAGTGTTTCCGAATATGCAAATAAAGGAACCTGTTGTGAAACATCACAAGAGGAACTTTCTCAGTTTCTTTTGTTGAAATCATGAGGAATTATCTTTGCCAACTTCCCTTTCTCTGCTACTGCATTTCAAATTccatttcttttcctttttttaacactttgaCGACATGTAATATGGTTTTACTGTACCTCCCAGCGGCCGTAGGTCATGAAGAACAGGGAGAAGGGGATGGCGGTGCCCGACATGGCGTGTGTGGACGGCATGCTGTACTCAGAGTTGTAAAACATCTCCACTTTGACCACAGGTGGGGAAGCAGGCCGGGACCACCCGACCACATCCTTGGTGCACTGCCCCAGGTACATGACCCAGACCCACACCATGATCAGCCTCCTGCCCACAAAGGCGTCCACGTTCCACACGACGAAGGGGAAGAAGGTGATGTAAAAGAGCTCGTTTCCCAGCTCGGTTCCGAAAGTGAACATGTAGTACAAGAACCGGTTCTCGATGAGGAACTCCTGCCCGGCGTCGCCCGTCAGAGAGTTTTTGCGTAGGGGTTTCACTGTGCTGCTCTTCtccgtttccctctcctctgttTCGGTTGCCTCTGAAAAGTCCGGCCGGACCCCGCTGTGACCGCCCTGACCCGCGGCGGTGGCCCCGGCGAGGCTCCGGCCGTTACTGCCCACACCAACCGTTTCTCCCTTGGCGGTCGAAGCGGACACAAGTGCCCCGTTCTGGGGAGCATTttcactctcctctcctctgttttTCGGAACATTTGAATCGGTGATCCTCTTTCGAACACCCACTGCTGCCGTTTGTACTTTCTCCCCTTCCCCAGCTCCTATAACGGACAAGTTTTCACTCTCATTTTCTTCGGTGATGTGATGATGGCAAGCACCGTTGTTGTGCGAGTAAGTCCGGTCTGCTtccttgctgctgctgctgctgctgctgctggtaacGTTACTACCAGCGCAGACGGTTCTCGAAAATGAACCGCGCACTCCACAAAAGCGCTGAAAGCGGGCGACAAGGTGGGGGTCCTGCAGATAGCGGTACAGTTCTACAAAACGGTTACTTTTCTCCATATTTACTCCGGTTCACTCACCCCCCACACGGCTGAAAGAAAGAACACGGACTCCGCTACTTTCCCCCAAACAGTGG includes:
- the sgpp1 gene encoding sphingosine-1-phosphate phosphatase 1 — encoded protein: MEKSNRFVELYRYLQDPHLVARFQRFCGVRGSFSRTVCAGSNVTSSSSSSSSKEADRTYSHNNGACHHHITEENESENLSVIGAGEGEKVQTAAVGVRKRITDSNVPKNRGEESENAPQNGALVSASTAKGETVGVGSNGRSLAGATAAGQGGHSGVRPDFSEATETEERETEKSSTVKPLRKNSLTGDAGQEFLIENRFLYYMFTFGTELGNELFYITFFPFVVWNVDAFVGRRLIMVWVWVMYLGQCTKDVVGWSRPASPPVVKVEMFYNSEYSMPSTHAMSGTAIPFSLFFMTYGRWEYPFTLGFCLALCWCLLVCVSRIYMGMHSVLDVIAGVLYSSLILLVFLPLLDLIDGFNLTCRYAPLIIVCLHLGLGLFSFTLDTWSTSRGDTAQILGTGAGVALASHVNHYLGLMPDPALEQLPFALPGLSAGLVGAGVLRLVLGVLVLMATRALMKAVTIPLVCRVFGVPSADVRKARQHMEVELPYRYIVYGAVGFNVQFLVPFLFSYIGLS